One Branchiostoma lanceolatum isolate klBraLanc5 chromosome 18, klBraLanc5.hap2, whole genome shotgun sequence DNA window includes the following coding sequences:
- the LOC136424304 gene encoding hydroxyacid-oxoacid transhydrogenase, mitochondrial-like, with protein sequence MAAARGRDAIVKVVRAVEGASCRCPAHSAGFNPASQRRCQTTETTETEYAVEMATSTIRYGMGVTQEVGMDFQNMGAKKVCLMTDKTVGKLPPMQIVLEAMTKAGINYEVFDNVRVEPTNSSFTAAIDFAKKGNFDAFLAVGGGSVMDTCKAANLFSAHPDAELLDFVYPPIGKGLPVTNELKPLIAVPTTSGTGSETTGVAVFDYEPMQAKIGIGLRAIRPTMGLVDPMHCKYMPERVTANSGFDVLCHALESYTAIPFQERRPRPQNPIQRPAYQGSNPISDVWSLHALRIINKYMKRAVRNADDLEARSSMHLASTFAGIGFGNAGVHLCHGMSYPISGLVKKFKSKDYSDDHALVPHGLSVVVSAPAVFQFTAPMCPERHLEAAEILGHDIRNAKREDAGPILADVLRKFVKDLDVDDGLQALGYSTEDIPALVKGTLPQHRVTKLSPRPQTEEDLAGLFEASMTIY encoded by the exons GTGCAGATGCCCCGCCCACTCCGCAGGGTTCAATCCAG CCTCACAGAGAAGATGCCAGACCACAGAGACTACAGAAACAGAGTACGCTGTGGAG ATGGCAACGTCCACTATCAGATACGGTATGGGTGTGACACAAGAGGTTGGCATG GATTTCCAGAACATGGGAGCCAAGAAAGTGTGCCTGATGACAGACAAGACG GTTGGAAAGCTCCCCCCTATGCAGATTGTGTTAGAGGCCATGACAAAGGCTGGGATCAACTACGAAGTGTTTGATAATGTCCGTGTGGAGCCAACTAACTCAAG CTTCACCGCTGCGATTGACTTTGCTAAGAAGGGGAACTTCGACGCGTTCCTTGCAGTCGGGGGAGGTTCAGTAATGGACACTTGTAAGGCTGCAAACCTGTTCTCAGCACATCCGGACGCCGAGCTGCTCGACTTTGTCTACCCTCCCATTGGCAAGGGCCTTCCCGTCACCAATGAGCTCAAGCCTCTCATCGCAG tccCTACCACATCCGGTACAGGCAGTGAGACCACAGGAGTGGCGGTTTTCGACTATGAACCGATGCAGGCCAAGATTG GCATCGGCCTGCGTGCCATCCGACCAACTATGGGCCTGGTGGACCCCATGCACTGTAAATACATGCCGGAGAGAGTCACTGCCAACAGTGGCTTCGACGTGCTGTG CCATGCCCTGGAGTCCTACACTGCCATCCCCTTCCAGGAGAGGAGGCCAAGGCCCCAGAACCCCATCCAGCGGCCTGCCTACCAAGGGAGCAACCCCATCAGCGATGTGTGGTCTCTACATGCACTCAGGATCATCAACAAGTACATGAAGAG GGCTGTGAGGAATGCTGATGACCTTGAGGCCAGGTCCAGCATGCATCTGGCCAGCACATTTGCTGGGATCGGGTTTGGGAATGCCGGGGTTCATCTGTG CCATGGCATGTCCTACCCCATCTCTGGGCTGGTGAAGAAATTCAAGTCCAAAGACTACTCGGACGACCATGCTCTTGTG CCCCATGGCCTGTCAGTGGTGGTGTCTGCCCCGGCTGTGTTCCAGTTCACTGCACCCATGTGTCCGGAGAGGCACCTCGAGGCAGCTGAGATACTTG GTCATGACATCAGGAATGCAAAGAGGGAGGATGCAGGGCCGATCCTGGCGGACGTCCTGCGCAAGTTCGTGAAGGATCTCGACGTGGACGACGGTTTGCAGGCACTTGGGTACAGCACAGAGGACATCCCCGCCCTGGTGAAGGGCACACTGCCTCAG CACCGAGTGACAAAGCTGTCTCCCCGGCCCCAGACTGAAGAAGACCTGGCGGGCCTGTTCGAGGCATCTATGACAATCTACTAG